A window of Chitinophagales bacterium contains these coding sequences:
- the gcvP gene encoding aminomethyl-transferring glycine dehydrogenase, whose product MNLFELQQNEFRSRHIGPGEKDSQEMLRIIGEPSLESLISKTVPADIRMAQALDLPPAMSENDYLRHIHEVSLKNKLFKNYIGQGYYDTITPPVILQNIFENPGWYTQYTPYQAEIAQGRLESLLNFQTMVSDLTGLPIANASLLDEATAAAEAMTMFFNMLNKQDHIERPRFFVDKEIFPQTKDVLYTRALPVGIELTEGDYKQAGIDATYFGAILQYPNDKGSIEDYRPFIEKVHAAGGYVVMATDLLALTLLTPPGELGADCAVGSAQRFGVPLGFGGPHAAFFSAKDDFKRNIPGRIIGVSVDAQGQRALRMALQTREQHIKREKATSNICTAQALLANMAAMYAVFHGPEGLKQIAKRVALLTQVAAESIEERGFDLVSDTFFDTFTVRTNEQAAIREKAERQQINLRYMGKDLIGISIDETTNVADLFDLINCFENDTDPVAFEIADEITLDHIPTSLTRTSPYLSHPVFNNHHSESQMMRYIKTLENRDLSLNHSMISLGSCTMKLNAASEMMPLSLPGWSKVHPFAPADQTKGYQKIVEELSEYLCQITAFDACSLQPNSGAQGEYAGLLTIRSFHEANGDHHRKVMLIPISAHGTNPASAVMAGMKVVVVKALDNGYIDVDDLKAKASQYAHELAGIMITYPSTYGVYEETVKEITRIIHEHGGQVYMDGANMNAQVGLTAPGLIGADVCHLNLHKTFAIPHGGGGPGMGPICVKEHLAPHLPGHVNNSQDARTGAVSAAPYGSASILLISYGYIRMLGSEGVKAATEYAILNANYMRAKLEKDFDILYTGSQNTCAHEFIVDLRPFKKSAEIEAEDIAKRLMDYGFHAPTMSFPVPGTIMIEPTESEDKGELDRFCQALLQIRQEIREIEEGRSDKKDNALKNAPHTAAVSTSTEWNHAYSREQAAFPLPYVRLNKFWPFVGRVNNTYGDRNLVCTCEPVSSYAETE is encoded by the coding sequence ATGAACCTCTTTGAACTACAGCAAAACGAATTCAGGTCCCGGCATATTGGTCCGGGGGAAAAAGACAGCCAGGAAATGCTTCGCATCATTGGAGAACCCTCGCTTGAATCCCTGATCAGTAAGACCGTACCAGCAGATATCCGTATGGCGCAGGCCCTTGACCTGCCGCCTGCGATGAGTGAAAATGATTACCTCCGTCATATCCATGAGGTTTCCCTGAAAAATAAATTGTTTAAGAATTACATAGGCCAGGGTTATTATGATACCATCACCCCGCCGGTCATTCTCCAGAATATTTTTGAGAACCCGGGATGGTATACCCAATACACGCCCTATCAGGCGGAGATCGCCCAGGGTCGGCTGGAAAGTTTGTTGAACTTCCAGACCATGGTAAGTGACCTTACCGGTCTCCCCATTGCCAATGCATCCCTGCTCGATGAGGCAACTGCTGCGGCAGAAGCGATGACCATGTTCTTTAACATGCTTAACAAACAGGATCATATTGAGCGTCCACGGTTTTTTGTAGACAAGGAAATTTTTCCGCAAACCAAAGACGTTCTTTATACCCGTGCCCTGCCTGTAGGCATAGAATTGACAGAAGGCGATTACAAACAGGCCGGAATTGACGCTACTTATTTTGGCGCCATCCTGCAATACCCCAACGACAAAGGCTCGATTGAAGATTACCGGCCATTTATTGAGAAAGTGCACGCCGCCGGCGGCTACGTTGTTATGGCCACAGATCTATTGGCCCTTACCCTGCTTACCCCTCCGGGTGAATTGGGAGCTGATTGCGCAGTTGGATCCGCCCAGCGTTTTGGAGTACCTCTTGGATTTGGAGGACCGCATGCCGCTTTCTTCTCCGCCAAAGACGATTTTAAACGCAATATCCCAGGACGTATCATAGGTGTAAGTGTGGATGCACAGGGACAAAGGGCGCTCCGCATGGCCCTGCAAACCCGGGAACAACATATTAAACGGGAAAAAGCCACCTCAAATATCTGTACAGCCCAGGCCCTGCTCGCGAATATGGCAGCCATGTATGCTGTCTTTCACGGTCCGGAGGGATTGAAACAGATCGCCAAACGCGTGGCCCTGCTTACCCAGGTCGCTGCAGAAAGTATTGAAGAAAGAGGATTTGACCTTGTATCAGATACCTTCTTTGACACTTTCACGGTAAGGACCAATGAACAAGCCGCCATTCGCGAAAAGGCCGAGCGCCAACAGATCAACCTTCGGTATATGGGGAAAGACCTGATCGGTATTTCCATTGATGAAACCACCAACGTGGCCGATCTCTTTGATCTGATCAACTGTTTTGAAAATGATACAGACCCGGTTGCCTTTGAGATAGCAGATGAGATCACCCTGGATCATATTCCAACCTCATTGACAAGGACCTCCCCATATCTTTCGCATCCCGTTTTCAATAACCATCACAGCGAAAGCCAGATGATGCGGTATATAAAAACGCTGGAGAACCGCGACCTATCGCTGAATCATTCGATGATCTCATTGGGAAGCTGTACCATGAAATTGAATGCCGCTTCTGAAATGATGCCCCTGAGCCTGCCGGGCTGGAGCAAGGTGCACCCTTTTGCACCTGCTGACCAAACTAAGGGTTATCAAAAGATCGTAGAAGAATTAAGTGAATACCTCTGTCAGATCACTGCCTTTGATGCATGTAGCCTGCAACCAAACAGTGGGGCCCAGGGTGAATATGCAGGACTGCTCACCATACGCTCCTTTCACGAAGCCAATGGTGACCATCACCGAAAAGTAATGCTTATACCGATATCTGCACACGGTACCAATCCAGCTTCAGCCGTGATGGCGGGTATGAAAGTGGTTGTGGTAAAAGCACTGGATAACGGATATATTGATGTAGATGACCTGAAGGCCAAAGCCAGCCAATACGCCCACGAATTAGCGGGCATCATGATCACCTACCCCAGTACCTATGGTGTGTACGAGGAAACCGTTAAAGAGATCACCCGCATTATTCACGAACATGGCGGACAGGTATATATGGATGGTGCCAATATGAATGCCCAGGTAGGTCTTACCGCACCCGGATTGATCGGCGCAGATGTGTGTCACCTCAACCTGCATAAGACCTTTGCCATTCCGCACGGCGGTGGTGGCCCCGGCATGGGCCCCATTTGTGTAAAAGAACACCTGGCCCCTCATTTACCCGGACATGTCAATAATAGCCAGGATGCACGAACCGGAGCCGTCAGTGCGGCCCCCTATGGCTCAGCCTCTATCCTCCTGATCTCCTATGGGTATATCCGGATGCTAGGTAGCGAAGGAGTAAAAGCAGCCACGGAATACGCCATCCTGAATGCCAACTATATGCGGGCCAAATTGGAGAAGGATTTTGATATTCTCTATACCGGCTCCCAAAATACCTGCGCCCATGAATTCATTGTGGACCTAAGGCCATTTAAAAAATCGGCCGAGATCGAAGCAGAAGATATTGCCAAACGCCTGATGGACTATGGCTTCCATGCCCCCACCATGAGTTTCCCCGTACCCGGCACCATCATGATCGAACCTACAGAAAGTGAAGATAAAGGCGAACTCGACCGTTTCTGTCAGGCCTTGCTCCAGATCCGCCAGGAGATACGCGAAATCGAAGAAGGCAGGTCAGATAAAAAGGATAATGCGTTGAAAAATGCTCCACATACGGCCGCAGTAAGTACTTCAACTGAATGGAACCATGCTTATAGCCGGGAACAGGCGGCCTTTCCACTTCCTTACGTGAGACTGAATAAGTTCTGGCCTTTTGTAGGTCGTGTGAATAACACCTATGGTGACCGAAACCTGGTTTGTACCTGCGAACCGGTGAGTAGTTATGCTGAAACTGAATAA
- a CDS encoding YkgJ family cysteine cluster protein gives MHSLPENWEKKAAEHKKAYERFLNRADRTKVLRELQDIHVEATAKVDCLSCARCCKSYSPRFKTPDIKRISRHLGQRESVFIDTYLRVDEEGDFVVKSAPCPFLGADNFCSIYDVRPSDCARFPYTDEDVLLKRKQLTLKNVEFCAITFLVLEKLMENKK, from the coding sequence ATGCACTCCTTGCCGGAAAATTGGGAAAAAAAGGCCGCTGAGCATAAAAAGGCCTACGAGCGCTTTCTGAACCGGGCCGACCGTACCAAGGTCCTGCGTGAATTACAGGATATCCACGTGGAAGCCACGGCCAAAGTGGATTGCCTGTCCTGTGCCAGGTGTTGTAAATCCTACTCCCCCCGGTTCAAGACCCCGGATATCAAACGGATCAGTCGTCACCTCGGACAAAGGGAAAGCGTATTTATCGATACTTATTTACGCGTAGATGAAGAAGGAGATTTTGTAGTAAAATCGGCTCCCTGCCCGTTTTTAGGCGCGGATAATTTTTGTTCCATTTACGATGTACGCCCCTCCGATTGTGCCCGTTTCCCTTATACCGATGAAGATGTTTTGTTGAAAAGAAAACAATTGACATTAAAAAATGTGGAATTTTGTGCGATCACTTTCCTGGTTCTTGAAAAGTTGATGGAAAATAAGAAATAA
- the sppA gene encoding signal peptide peptidase SppA — MRSFFKVFFASLLALVIFSLVVFFLLAAVIGGLTSESKPVVADGSVLLLDLSQSFREQAKENPLSAFSSDDELDVPGLYDVLRLIKKAKDDKLIRGIFIKANNNANGFAGSEEIREALADFRESRKFVVAYGDRMTQRAYHVACVADDIFIHPQGDFQWSGFSVEYAFFKGTLDKLNIQAQVFYAGRFKSATEPFRLEKMSEENRLQTRTWLEELNGLFLSRVADARNLDTTQLRQWADSGSIRYPEDALKRKLVDGLIHDDQVRDSLKGRLGVGKYDKLEFVSINKYYKTGGYKTFKGDRIALIYAEGDIVDGKGNDENIGGESYQQLIRKARLDKNVKAIVLRVNSGGGSTMASELIWREVQLAKKEKPVIVSFGDVAASGGYYISCAADSIFASPMTLTGSIGVFSIIPGMEGFFKDKLGISFDRVKTSPYADMPSVTRNMNDTEKRLIQSEVEQIYTHFKERVADGRKKDTAFVETIAQGRVWSGGTAKKVGLIDRFGGIQDAVDAAASMAKLKEYRVKEYPEPSSWLNRMLGAAPQTGLEEKMKEELGTMNWQLFVEWRRVNELTSTPQARIPFQFRFE, encoded by the coding sequence ATGCGGAGTTTCTTCAAGGTGTTTTTTGCCTCCCTATTGGCACTCGTTATTTTTTCCCTGGTCGTATTCTTTCTTTTGGCGGCAGTTATTGGAGGCCTGACCAGTGAAAGTAAACCGGTGGTGGCCGATGGATCGGTTCTTTTGCTTGATCTGTCCCAATCTTTTCGTGAGCAGGCCAAAGAGAACCCCCTTTCTGCTTTTTCCAGTGATGATGAATTGGATGTACCGGGATTGTATGATGTGCTCCGGTTGATCAAAAAGGCGAAGGATGACAAATTGATCCGGGGGATATTTATCAAAGCCAATAATAACGCCAATGGATTTGCCGGAAGTGAAGAGATCCGGGAAGCTCTGGCTGATTTTCGGGAAAGCCGCAAGTTTGTTGTGGCCTATGGAGACCGTATGACCCAACGAGCCTATCATGTGGCCTGTGTGGCCGACGATATTTTTATACACCCGCAAGGTGATTTTCAATGGTCAGGTTTCTCTGTCGAATACGCTTTTTTCAAAGGAACCCTCGATAAGTTGAATATACAGGCACAGGTATTCTATGCAGGTCGGTTCAAGAGTGCCACGGAACCTTTTCGGCTGGAGAAAATGTCGGAGGAAAACCGGCTGCAAACCCGTACCTGGCTGGAGGAACTCAACGGTCTTTTCCTTTCCCGTGTAGCAGATGCCCGTAACCTGGATACCACCCAACTTCGCCAATGGGCCGATTCGGGATCGATCCGTTATCCGGAGGATGCATTAAAAAGAAAATTGGTGGATGGCCTGATTCATGATGACCAGGTCAGAGATTCCCTCAAAGGGAGACTGGGTGTTGGCAAATATGATAAGCTGGAATTTGTTTCCATCAACAAATACTACAAAACAGGGGGCTATAAAACATTCAAAGGCGACCGCATCGCCCTGATTTACGCCGAAGGAGATATTGTAGACGGCAAGGGCAATGATGAGAACATCGGAGGCGAATCGTATCAGCAATTGATCCGCAAAGCACGTCTGGATAAGAATGTAAAAGCCATTGTTCTCCGGGTCAATTCAGGCGGTGGCAGCACCATGGCCAGTGAACTGATCTGGAGAGAGGTACAATTGGCCAAAAAAGAAAAACCGGTGATCGTCAGCTTTGGCGACGTGGCCGCTTCGGGAGGATATTATATCTCCTGTGCGGCAGACAGCATCTTTGCCAGTCCAATGACCCTGACTGGATCCATCGGTGTATTTAGTATCATTCCGGGTATGGAAGGTTTCTTCAAGGATAAATTGGGTATCAGTTTTGACAGGGTAAAGACCAGTCCGTATGCGGACATGCCTTCGGTTACCCGCAACATGAACGATACCGAGAAAAGACTGATCCAATCGGAAGTGGAACAGATCTATACTCATTTTAAAGAGCGCGTGGCAGATGGCAGAAAAAAGGATACCGCCTTTGTGGAGACCATTGCCCAGGGAAGGGTATGGAGTGGAGGTACTGCGAAAAAGGTCGGTTTGATTGACCGTTTTGGAGGCATTCAGGATGCCGTGGATGCGGCGGCCAGCATGGCCAAATTGAAAGAATACAGGGTTAAAGAATATCCCGAGCCTTCGTCCTGGCTGAACCGTATGCTGGGTGCCGCCCCACAAACAGGCCTTGAGGAAAAAATGAAAGAAGAATTGGGTACTATGAACTGGCAACTCTTTGTGGAATGGAGGAGGGTCAATGAATTGACCAGTACACCACAGGCCAGGATACCTTTTCAATTCCGGTTTGAGTAA
- a CDS encoding deoxynucleoside kinase, which produces MNYHFITIEGNIGAGKTTLAHLLSRHFNARLVLEEFADNPFLPKFYENPGQFAFPLELFFMAERYKQLKDLIQQKDLFQNITISDYLFTKCLLFAKVNLPEDEFRLYQRLFEIIHQQLLQPDILIYLHAPVQKLQQNIKKRNRSYEQTISDNYLFSLQETYTHYIRQHNIRTLFVDVSNADFLGNEKHLQTIIQALDHDYDHGQHFITLP; this is translated from the coding sequence ATGAACTATCATTTTATTACGATAGAAGGAAATATTGGAGCCGGTAAAACAACGCTTGCACACCTGCTAAGCCGGCACTTCAATGCCCGACTGGTATTGGAGGAGTTTGCAGACAACCCCTTTCTGCCAAAATTTTATGAGAACCCCGGGCAATTTGCCTTCCCCCTTGAACTTTTTTTCATGGCCGAACGGTACAAGCAATTAAAAGACCTTATTCAACAAAAAGACCTGTTTCAAAATATCACGATCTCGGACTATCTCTTTACTAAATGTCTGCTCTTTGCCAAGGTCAATCTGCCCGAAGATGAATTCAGATTGTATCAACGACTATTTGAGATCATTCACCAGCAATTGTTACAACCGGATATTCTGATCTATTTGCATGCCCCCGTTCAAAAACTTCAACAGAATATCAAGAAAAGAAACCGTTCGTACGAACAGACCATCTCCGATAATTACCTGTTCAGTTTACAGGAGACCTATACACACTATATCCGGCAACACAATATCCGGACGCTTTTTGTTGATGTCAGCAATGCTGATTTTCTGGGCAATGAAAAACATTTACAAACCATCATACAGGCGCTTGACCATGATTATGATCATGGACAGCACTTTATAACCCTGCCCTAA
- a CDS encoding PAS domain-containing protein produces the protein MPTISPSGKLALVYLSVSVLWILVGDSIALRISGQNAEMLDRIQASKGIFFVLASAALIYFLGERFNRNLESSFQLNEKLERKFKALNEAAREGILDYDFQTDSALVNEKMQFFVPCTDQPIPNFWVTYRSRIHPEDVGRISEGYRTLLVSNRISWQTELRLRGEDDKYYTVIFSSFLIRQSSGKPVRLIGAVQDVSELRNLQIEHYKQQLKYKRAMTRTIIKAQENERNRWAGELHDNVCQLLSVAKMYLMDMARFPEHRENLLPETTQLITDSITEIRQLSASIQSPVFSKMSLATAVQNLVANINRVSSFEFEWKEKGLKEGVLENEHKLMIYRIIQEQLNNITKYASATKVAVQLRFEGNLVTLEITDNGKGFDPADAKSGVGLRNMQSRLLAYQGTMDIHSAPGKGCRIRAQFATNLEKPQDLAMAL, from the coding sequence ATGCCAACGATCTCACCTTCTGGTAAACTGGCGCTGGTATACCTCTCGGTGAGTGTGCTATGGATACTGGTAGGCGATTCGATCGCCTTGCGGATATCCGGACAAAATGCCGAAATGCTGGACAGGATCCAGGCCAGCAAAGGCATTTTTTTTGTATTGGCTTCGGCCGCCCTTATATATTTTTTGGGGGAGCGTTTTAACCGCAACCTGGAGTCGTCATTCCAGCTTAACGAGAAACTGGAACGCAAATTCAAGGCCCTGAATGAAGCTGCCCGCGAAGGCATTCTGGATTATGATTTTCAAACCGACAGTGCGTTGGTAAATGAAAAGATGCAATTCTTTGTTCCTTGTACGGATCAACCTATTCCTAATTTCTGGGTCACGTATCGTTCGCGTATTCATCCGGAAGATGTGGGACGTATTTCGGAGGGCTACAGGACCTTGCTGGTCTCGAACCGGATTTCCTGGCAAACAGAGTTGCGGTTGCGGGGAGAAGATGATAAGTACTATACGGTTATTTTCAGTTCCTTCCTGATCCGTCAATCTTCGGGCAAGCCCGTGCGGTTGATCGGAGCTGTTCAGGATGTGAGCGAGTTAAGAAATCTGCAAATTGAACATTACAAACAACAGTTGAAATATAAACGGGCAATGACCCGTACCATCATCAAGGCACAGGAGAATGAAAGAAACCGCTGGGCGGGGGAACTTCATGACAATGTTTGTCAGTTACTTTCTGTGGCTAAAATGTACCTGATGGATATGGCCAGGTTTCCTGAACATCGCGAAAACCTGTTGCCAGAAACTACTCAGTTGATAACCGATTCCATTACGGAGATTCGCCAACTGTCTGCCAGTATTCAATCCCCTGTCTTTAGCAAAATGAGTCTTGCCACAGCTGTTCAAAACCTGGTGGCAAATATCAACCGGGTCAGTTCTTTTGAGTTTGAATGGAAGGAGAAAGGGTTAAAAGAAGGGGTGCTTGAAAATGAACATAAACTGATGATCTACCGGATCATTCAGGAACAATTAAATAATATCACCAAGTATGCGTCTGCCACCAAGGTTGCTGTTCAACTGCGTTTTGAGGGGAACCTGGTCACCTTAGAGATCACCGACAATGGCAAAGGATTTGACCCGGCAGATGCAAAATCCGGGGTGGGGCTGCGAAACATGCAAAGCCGGCTGCTGGCCTATCAGGGGACGATGGATATCCATTCCGCACCTGGTAAAGGATGCCGGATCCGGGCCCAATTTGCAACCAATCTGGAAAAACCACAGGATCTGGCCATGGCCCTTTAA
- a CDS encoding ABC transporter permease, which yields MKKPYNQFKAMLAITRASLKAIFRSPSAVVFSFVFPLVFILVFGFLGSSGRISVRIALSPKSDTTSKLYYAIKSWQGITIVDKDTASVREDLEKGRMTAIVNIEKNRIQASPAYIIHLETSEAVNPQNIQVLRSLLESVVKTLDKQELGNVPTVATISNEVTKIPGRIYRTIDFILPGQLGFSLLSAGVFGVAFIFFNLRQTLVLKRFFATPINRTYIVLGEGISRVLFGMITAVVILLIGHYAFKFTLVNGFVTFLELMVLSLIGLIVFMGFGFVVSGLAKNESVIPPFANLITLPQFLLGGTFFTTDAFPTWLKTIADILPLKHLNDAMRNVAFEGAHLSACWKQIGILGIWGIAIYFLAIKVFRWE from the coding sequence ATGAAGAAACCTTACAATCAATTTAAGGCCATGCTGGCCATCACAAGGGCCAGTTTGAAAGCCATCTTTCGCAGTCCCTCTGCTGTGGTTTTCAGTTTTGTATTCCCCCTTGTTTTTATCCTCGTGTTTGGATTCCTGGGCAGCAGTGGCCGCATTTCCGTACGGATTGCTCTTTCACCAAAAAGCGATACCACCAGTAAATTATATTATGCGATCAAGAGCTGGCAGGGGATCACCATTGTAGACAAGGATACGGCTTCTGTACGCGAAGATCTTGAAAAAGGCAGGATGACGGCGATTGTGAATATTGAAAAGAACAGGATACAAGCCTCTCCGGCCTATATCATTCATCTTGAAACATCGGAGGCAGTAAACCCTCAGAATATACAAGTGCTGAGGTCTTTACTTGAAAGTGTGGTCAAAACGCTCGACAAACAAGAATTGGGAAATGTACCAACAGTTGCTACGATCAGTAATGAAGTGACGAAGATCCCGGGGCGTATTTATCGTACCATCGATTTTATCCTGCCCGGTCAATTGGGGTTCTCCTTGCTGAGTGCGGGTGTATTTGGTGTGGCTTTCATATTCTTTAATCTCCGCCAGACCCTGGTGCTGAAACGTTTTTTTGCTACTCCCATCAACCGCACCTATATCGTTTTAGGAGAGGGAATAAGCCGGGTGTTGTTTGGTATGATCACTGCAGTGGTCATCCTGCTCATCGGACATTATGCCTTTAAATTTACCCTGGTTAACGGGTTTGTTACTTTTTTGGAACTGATGGTACTCAGCCTGATCGGGTTGATCGTTTTTATGGGATTTGGTTTTGTGGTCAGTGGTCTTGCTAAGAATGAAAGTGTGATCCCTCCCTTTGCCAACCTGATCACATTGCCCCAGTTTTTGCTGGGAGGTACTTTTTTTACCACCGATGCATTTCCGACCTGGTTAAAAACGATCGCTGATATTCTCCCGCTCAAGCACCTGAACGATGCCATGCGAAATGTGGCCTTTGAAGGGGCTCATTTATCTGCCTGTTGGAAACAGATCGGTATACTGGGTATTTGGGGTATCGCGATCTATTTTCTGGCTATAAAAGTTTTCCGTTGGGAATAA
- a CDS encoding MFS transporter: MRRIPSYIINREFTLFILVRILFIAGLRMTPVLMGWQLYEITGSKLALGMLGLSEVIPAILLALPAGVRVDHSNKHRLITFCIAGYLFLMLALLYLSSKWSPITGSRFWMEWSIYLVFFGTGVIRAYSSPALNSFLAQLVPAQALVKAVSINSMTWLVAAVAGPALGGLLLGYAGITVALTVSSSLLVMALILFGFIAPKPVSWKKGTTSTWDGVTEGLRFVIGQKALLSALTIDMFAVLFGGAVALLPVFAKDILQAGPIALGWLMAATYLGNFVAIAWLTAHPLKGKQGRTLIYSVGGFGLSILLFALSENVWLSFIALFVGGLFDGVSVIIRGTIVQLFVPDEMRGRVSSVNSIFVNSSNELGQFESGVTASLMGTVPAVLFGGTMTLLVVVVSWFKAPKLREFEY, from the coding sequence GTGCGGCGAATCCCTTCCTATATAATCAACCGGGAGTTCACCCTTTTTATCCTTGTCCGGATACTGTTTATCGCCGGATTAAGGATGACCCCGGTACTTATGGGTTGGCAATTGTATGAGATCACGGGAAGTAAACTGGCCCTGGGTATGCTGGGATTAAGCGAAGTGATCCCGGCGATCCTGCTGGCCCTTCCTGCCGGGGTACGGGTAGATCATAGTAATAAACACCGTCTCATCACCTTTTGCATTGCCGGCTACCTGTTCCTGATGCTGGCCCTTCTCTATCTTAGTTCGAAATGGTCTCCGATCACGGGTTCCCGGTTCTGGATGGAATGGAGCATTTATCTTGTTTTCTTTGGCACCGGTGTTATTCGCGCCTATAGTTCCCCGGCTTTGAACTCATTTTTGGCCCAACTGGTACCCGCACAAGCCCTGGTAAAAGCTGTATCCATCAATAGCATGACCTGGCTGGTAGCGGCTGTGGCCGGGCCTGCCCTGGGAGGTTTATTACTTGGCTATGCCGGTATCACGGTTGCGCTAACCGTCAGTTCTTCTTTATTGGTGATGGCCCTGATCCTCTTTGGTTTTATTGCCCCTAAGCCGGTGAGTTGGAAAAAAGGGACCACCAGTACCTGGGATGGGGTTACTGAAGGGTTGCGTTTTGTCATAGGACAAAAGGCGCTCCTGAGTGCCCTTACCATTGATATGTTTGCGGTATTGTTTGGTGGAGCGGTGGCCTTGCTCCCTGTTTTCGCCAAAGATATCCTGCAGGCCGGGCCCATCGCGCTTGGATGGTTGATGGCCGCTACTTATCTCGGCAACTTTGTCGCGATTGCCTGGCTCACCGCCCATCCGCTAAAAGGAAAGCAAGGGCGAACACTGATTTACTCGGTTGGAGGGTTTGGCCTTAGTATCCTTTTGTTTGCCTTGTCAGAAAATGTGTGGTTGAGTTTTATAGCCTTGTTTGTAGGTGGTTTGTTTGATGGGGTAAGTGTCATCATCCGGGGCACCATTGTTCAGTTATTTGTACCGGATGAAATGAGAGGGCGGGTTTCTTCAGTGAACTCCATCTTTGTCAATTCCAGCAATGAACTGGGGCAGTTTGAAAGCGGGGTAACAGCCTCGCTGATGGGAACTGTTCCTGCTGTTCTTTTTGGCGGCACGATGACCTTGCTGGTGGTGGTGGTATCGTGGTTTAAGGCTCCGAAGTTGCGGGAGTTTGAGTATTGA
- the folK gene encoding 2-amino-4-hydroxy-6-hydroxymethyldihydropteridine diphosphokinase has translation MNKAYLLIGGNLGDREGNLARARLELETQAGTIVLASGLYATAAWGNTEQPDFLNQALELHTNLNARQLIRRILKIEKQMGRIRAEKFGPRIIDIDILLFNEEVHDIPFLKVPHPELPNRRFALVPLAAIAPQILHPLSGKTVADLLAHCVDQGAVKLVSLAT, from the coding sequence ATGAATAAGGCATACCTACTTATAGGCGGCAATTTGGGTGACCGGGAAGGAAACCTGGCCCGGGCCCGATTGGAGCTGGAGACGCAGGCCGGCACCATTGTTTTGGCCTCAGGTCTGTATGCCACAGCGGCCTGGGGAAACACAGAACAGCCTGATTTCCTGAACCAGGCCCTGGAATTGCATACAAATTTGAATGCAAGGCAACTCATCCGCCGTATCCTGAAGATCGAAAAACAAATGGGACGTATCCGGGCAGAGAAATTCGGGCCCCGGATCATCGATATTGATATCCTGCTTTTCAATGAAGAGGTACACGATATCCCCTTCCTGAAAGTACCCCATCCGGAACTACCCAACCGCCGGTTTGCCCTGGTACCACTGGCAGCGATCGCACCACAAATTCTTCACCCCCTTTCTGGAAAAACAGTGGCCGATCTGTTGGCTCACTGCGTCGACCAGGGAGCAGTAAAATTGGTTAGCTTAGCGACATGA